The Sebastes umbrosus isolate fSebUmb1 chromosome 1, fSebUmb1.pri, whole genome shotgun sequence genome includes the window TAGGTTTTCCATTTTGTGTGCACATTGAAAGGGCTCTTTGAATTGTttgtgagtaaaaaaaaaaaaaaatgtgttcttgTCCTTTTGTTGATGACTGTCATATAAAAGGACCAATGCACATAAACAGGCACATTGTACTATTCGTAGCAATTACAGTACTGATGAACTGAAGATATGCATTATTTTGTAAACACTTTTAAAAGTTGTGTTAAACTAAAGATGAAAAGAACTTACTTTTACCTCATGTCAGGGAttcctgaaaaaagaaaataatgatttgGTTCAGTCTATACCAATGGTATTTAAATATTAGCACATAGCTGTTTGTCTTTGCACAAGTAACTGTATAGTGCTtttgtttctcctttttctAAACAGATTTGTGTATTAAGGTGAGAcaattttgtactttttgtgACTGTGTGTATGGTTTAGTGGAATctatatttgtcatttacaCCTCACCTTACAATGCTGGGAATGAAAGagtattaaaaaacattttcaaggtGCACTGTTTCTCTGTTCGCGggtagggaaaaaaaataaaatggtaaaGTACCAGTTTACAGAGAAACACATATTGATTTGAACGTTTCTATTAGTTTTCTTCATATTGTTATGATTATAATTACTATTACAACTATTAATGTTCTGAAAGCTGTATTAAAATAGaagataatgtaaaatatgtacaaaagTATGGAAAGACCCATGGTAATGTTCTCTACTTGAAAGTCTTGATATTTGCTCcttaatgtttttattcagtAAACATCATTTCTCTTAGTAGCAAATGCTTTACTATAACCTTCTAGGTTTtttatcaatacatttttttgtatttttcattttattttggccttGACTTTATTTGAATCGatactgacattttattttctattgatCATCATTGAATAAACTTATGCTGAATTACTGTtctcatttatttgtattctgcACTTTTTAGAGaacaaacactggacactgTTTTCATCACCACCAAGTCTGTCTGTACCTGTGACATTAAAAAATACTTGTATCTTGTCTGGGTAATGGGGAGTGGACTCGCAGACTAGGGGAATCTTAACGTTAGCCGTAGGAGGTCATACATGCTGGTGTGGACTGAGTTGAGGCGTGAAATGTGGGGTGAACTCTCATGGACCTGGGGAGCAGGAGAAAGAGGGTGACCGGGTTAATCTTTCGTATAATCTCAAACAGAACGACGAAGCGCGGCACTAACTCGTGGAACTCTACACGCAAGGGGTGGTCATGTGTAGCTGGATGAATCGTGCAGCCGAGGGCACTCCCGCATCCCTCTCCTGTTCTGTGAACAGTGGCGGCTGATACCCATACTTAGATTCAAAAAAGAGAGACCGGTGGGCACGTTCAACAGGGTATTGTAAGCAAACTCCACCCAAGCAAGTAGATCGCTCCAGGTGGTTGGGTTGGAGGAAACCAGGCACAGATGGGGGCGGCAATAGAGCTGAATCCCCTATTGAAGTGCCAGTTAAAAATTTGCAAAGTCGATAAAGCACTGAATCTGTTTGATGGAGTCAAACTGAGGCCACTCTAGTACTGCCTTGACCCTTGCTGAGGTCCATCCTAACGTTGCCCTGTGACACAATATACCCCAAAAAGCTGACGGTGGAGGCATGGAACACACATTTCTCTGCCTTGACATAGAGTTGGTTCTCCAGCAACTTCTGCAGTACTAGTTTGACGcttacactgtatataaagatggacgaaaTGACGTggagccaaaacatcttgatcgccccctggtggctgtctgcagtataggtcataaatcccgccccctccatgttagtggattggacatgggccaaacttagaaaccatctttggggaaaattgatttgacgtgtactttgacttttggcATTTCAGGTAttttttatcacgctgatgtatgttaaagtgttaatttttttgagaagtttggttttaattagttatttgatgctataaaaatgaggtcaggggtcatgattggcagctatGAGTCTATCTCGCTGACACGCCGTGGCCATGCTTGACTCACGATTGGTGCGGGTGGATGACTTCGATACTGtggctccaccgcccgatcactactgcaccAAATAATCTCAAGAAGGTggctattttggcttcacttacagtgggaggaagttgAGATGCATCGTCCATCTgtatatgcagtctatggttTGATGTTGGACACATGCTCCTGATAGGAGTGGATTAGTATCAGGATGTCATCCAGGTACATGCAAACGAATAGTTCTAGCATGGCTCTGAGAACGTTGTTACGAACGCTTGAAAGACTGACGGAGAATTTGAAAGACCGAAAAGCATGAAAAGATATTCATAGTGCCCCCTGGGTGTGTTGAATGCCGTCTTCCCCTCACGTATTCGCACAGAATTTTAAGCATTTTGAAGGTCCAACTTGGTGAAGCGGGACGCACCCTGCAGGCATTCAAATGCCGTGGACATGAGGGGGAGTGGGTAGTGATTCTTCACTGTGATCCTATTAAGATCCCTATAGTCTTAGCCCCCTGACATCAATACAGCTCTTCATAGAATTTCAGGTCACCAGCCCCTGGGAGGTGTAGTGCCCGGGAGGATAACGATGGCACAATCATAGGGCCTACAGTATGGGGAAGTAGGACAGAGGTCTTCTGTTTACCGAATACTTCATTAAGTTCAGCGTACTCTAGTAAGTCGGACATGAAATTGCGAGATGCACACTCAGGACCCCAACTTAACTCCGCCCCCGAACCACAGTTGAAGGAGGATCGTGTTTCTTGAGCCATGGTGTCCCAGAATGAGTGGCACATTAAGtgcatcaataatgaaaatctaAATATTTTCTACGTGTCTGTCAATGCAAGATTTAGGTGGCCAGTAGTCTAATCTTTTCAACCCACCCTATAACCCAAAGGTCGTCCATCCACTGCCGCAAGAGAGGGGAGATATGGGCAGTTAAGATTTCGTGCCAAGGTTGAGTCAATAAAACTACCTGCTGCAGATGAATTGTATTTGTTATTACCCACTATAACTCACCTGACAGAAAGGTGCGGTTGGTGACTGCCGGGAGGGGATTATTTAGACTCGGCAGAACCTCATGTTCTGACGAGTCTACTCGTTTCCCTGCacatctcttttcttctttagtGGGCATGTACGAATGTCCATCCTTCCCACAGTACAGACAGGACCCACAGCTCTTACAGTATGCTTCTCCCTCTCTGCCCAAGAGAGCCTCATGTGCTCTATTTGCATGGGTTCATCACTGTTCGGGAGGCCCGCGGAGCAATTTGGGCGTTTCCTGAGAGATGCTAAACTCCACCCCAAACATGGGGCGGTGGTGAACATGCTTTCTCTTTTTGAATATTCATCCGAATGGCCACGGAAATAAATTCCTTGAGCGAGTCGGGAACGCGGTTTTTCGGTCGGATCATTTAAACAAGTCTAGTGTACTCTTGATAGTTTTTCAAAATCagccaccctgcctttaaatttCTCTGATAGGGCATGGATAAAGGTTGATGTCAGGGCTTCCCTGTTCCACCCCGATTCAGCAGCTAAGGTGCAGAATTCAATGGAGAACTCGGCTACTCTGACGGACCCCTGACGTAACCCCATAAGATTTTTTGCCGCTCCCTGGCCGCTTATGCCATGGTCAAAAACTCTCCTCATTTCTGCCACAAAGAGAGCAGCATCAGAACAGACAGGAGTCTGCTTCTCCCACAAGGCCACAGCCCATGAAAGAGCCAAGAGTGACTGACTAGAGGATAAAATCTCTGGGAAACAGAGTGAAGTCGACTAAAGAAAGAGACACTGGCAGCAATGCCAGGTCCAAACTGAGAAGCCAGGCCACACAGACCTGCCCCGCTCTAACTGACTAAGCTTGAAGAGCAAACAGAAAACGGTGAGCAAATCATGCAGATAGGTTCACATGGTAACTTCTGCAGAttcacacacctctacacagcTAGAACCAGCAACAGAATGAAGCATCTGATCTCTGAAACCAGGGCTAGATAAAGGCTTCACACACCTGATCCTCATCAGGGACAATCAGGCTCcacagctgctcctcctcacaGATAATGAACCCAACCAGCCTGCTGAGTGGCAAGTACAAGTGCATTTCACATATCTACTATAAAATCACAATCATAATTTAAAAGACATTCAATGATAGTTGTAGTCATAGTTTCACTGATATGCGTAGCAGGTgacaaaaaggacgtgaactGAATTGTACAGGCAAAACTCTTTTTAATGTAAAGTTGCAGGTGTGTGTACGTTTTCATATAtacaatttacagttcgtaattacagtagtttataaaccaattttttaagTAATTGATCTTAGAGACAAACTCACTAAGTaaactagagaaaacaacttcagcattcaaaattgaaataaaattaagaaaaaaataaaaataataataatcataatcataatcataatcataaaaagaaagaatagaggggaaacaataataatacaaaaataagaaagtaataataataaattaaatacacaaataagttaatagaaaataaagggGGGGGGGATTCATTGTATTCATTGTTTCTTCTTTCCCTTGTAAGATTTGATAAACATTACCTATAGTATATTTGAGTTTGCCATTGTAATTGCTTAAAATATATTTCAACAGGGGGTGAATATTTTGTATGTCTTTGTTGATATCTATAAAATTGATAGTTAGGTATGTGGTGTGTGTACATTTCAGGCGGGAGACACTTTGTTGGTTTCAGTCTCCACAGTCGTTACCGCCTCTGATGCCTCATCGTCCTCCGAGGACTCTTTCCCACACAGCAGGAAGGGCACCACATATTTACGAAACTATAGAAAacaaaatgagccaaagcgtAAAAAGTTAAGCCAAGACAAGACATACTGTCTCTTTCATTCAGACATCATTCAACAGCTAGTACAAGATGCATTATTttgcatacaaacatacatCCAATTCCAAATCATATAAATgatagagctgtcaaagttaacgcgataataaaacGTGAactcaaattagttttaacgccactaatttctataacgcattaacacaacttgcagtTTTTAGGTTCAAGTGgggttaaagctagagtgaagatactgattttatgctaaatgcagtacctgtgagggtttatggacaatatttgtcattgttttgtgttgttaattgatttctataaatatatacatgcattcgcataaagcagcatatttacccactcccatgttgataagagtattaaatatttgaaaaatctccctttaaggtacattttgaacagatgaaaaatgtgctattaatttgtgattaattgcaattaactatagataatcatgcgattaatcacgatttaatgttttaatcgattgacagccctaataaataatatatgttatattataatataactaACAATGATGCTAAATATATTGCCAAATAACttaacactttaacacacttttctttaacttttaactttctttaatgTTGAAATGGTAATATCTACAATAAAACTGAAAGAGATATTACATTAAGATGTAGTTATGTCTTTACCCCCACTATCAATATCAAAACCACTAGATGGTGCTGATGTGAAGTATTTTAGAGCTAATTCACAGTCACCTTTTTCCCTACATTTTGGCTAAATTCAATAGTTTTCTGTGTGTGGTGTTACGTTACCTGTTTGTTGAGATAGATGTAGATGAAAGGATTGTACACAGTGCTGCTCTTGGCCAGGTAAACAGGCACTGTGCCAACCAGCGGGTGAATCTTCACATCAGGGTCGTAGACCACCAGCATGGCCAGCCCGGCATAAGGCAACCAACTGATCAGAAATGTCAGGACCATCAGAACCACCATGGACGCCACTTTCAGCTCTCCTTTAGCTACTGCACCACCTTCCAGACAGGCCAGCTTGGATACCTGTTACACAGAATATTGTTTAAAATAGTCAAGGGTTCATTGGCCTATATGCATACCACATGACTGCAAAGATAATGACAGGGCACCACTGCTGCATGTCACTTTACACCCTATGATTAATCGAGGAAGAAATactcctttacttaagtaaaagtaccaatagcacaatgtaaaaatactccataaagtcctgcattcacttcagtaaaagtacagaattgTATAAGTCAAATGtgtaaaaaagtgtaaaaaatataaatactcattctgcagaaaaATGGCCCATGTGAGTGATGTATTATTACTAGATTTTTCATACCGATGCAACACGTAAgctgcattttactgttgtagctggttgagatggagttcattttaaatatccagttagtccagtggttcccaacctagggtTCTGACCCCCTTCAAAGGTCACAAGATACATCTGATGGGTTGTGAGATGATTAAGGCgagaacaaagaaaacaataaaataaagttctgcTACAATTTGTTATCTTTGTGATCTTTCTCtcattgttttttgtgaaataatgggtaattttaattatttcggCTTAGAAAAGATATTTAGATAAAACCAACTGAGGAATTTAGAGAGGAAATTGACTTGTTAACAACTCATAGACATCTGAATCTGAGGGGCCCCAGCAATGCTTTTCTTTAGtaaggttgggaaccacaggTTTAATATGTAACAATTCACTGTATTTTACAAactttacaattttttttttaatgtaaaatcttattttgaaaggtaaAGTAACTACacatgtcagataaatgtagcgGATACAAAAGTACGATATTTAcctcttaaaggggacatatcgtgctaattttcaggttcatacttgtattttgggtttctattagaacatgtttacatgctttaatgttcaaaaaacacattattttctcaaactgtctgtctgaatatacctgtagtcaccctctgcctgaaacgctgcGTTTTAACGCCTGTCTCGTTAAGACCCCTCGTGAAAAAGCccagtttgctctgattggcttgagagaaaaatatggtgcacctttgcaaaggtagttctcaagccgatatattctaatgagcctgcatgtgttgtcttatttatttatttattgaaaaaagtaaGTATTTCATATGTCACCTTTAGGATTGAaatatggaaatactcaagaaaAGTACCTTGAAATTGTAcccaagtacagtacttgagtaaatgtatctGTCTGTGATGAAGCCAAATGTATAAATGCTCACCTGGTGTAATGTCCACATTAGCTTCGAGTAGGATGCCAAGATAATGACAAAGGGAACTGCAAAGCACACGGCAAAGTAAGCCAGGATGTAGGAGACGTTATTAGGGTCTCGGTTGTGCCAGTCTGGTGCACAGGACGTCCCGACGCCCTCCAGCTCATACCTGCCCCAGCCAAACAGGGGAGGTAAGTTCCAAGTGAGGGACCACAACCAGGACAAGGCAATACCTCCACAAGCATGCTTCTTTTGGAAGGTCATCTGCCCCAACGGCTTACATACAACAAACATCCTCTCCACTGCGATCAGGGCAACTGTGCACAGAGATGTGATGCCTGAGGACAAGTGAGGGACAGCAAAGTCAGGGGGACACATGGGACAAGCATGGAAGTagaatgtgaatgaaaaaattaaaaaatgatgtaAACGCAGTTTTGAAATGTGTCATCCTATCAAATGTCAGGAAAGTATATGCATGTTGCACTATAACTCTTTAATAATATGAGCCATTAAAGAACAACTCAACCTACTGTGCTCTTCCTTTCACTCACCAAACAAGGACACTGCAAAGCCCTCCATCACACAGCCTGTTCTTCCCAGGGAGAAGTACCCTTGAGCGTTGTTGACCACAGACAGCACCCCTCCCGTCATGGCTGTGCCCAGGTCAGCCACAGCCATGTTCACCAGAGCGTAGTTGAGCGGCTGCCTCAGCTGCTTGTGCATGAGGGACACAATGATCACTGTAGTGTTGAGTACGATGGCCGGACCGGTGAAGGCAGCCATAATGATGGAGAGTATGATGAAGCCAGTGCGTGACAGAGGGGGTTCCCCATGTGGGCCCACGTAGGAGGAACCATTTGGGGAAAAAGCAGATGGTTGCATAGATGCAAAGCTGTAAAAAAAGTGGTCAGGCAGTTTTCTTCTCCTCGTCCCGGAGCTTCTGGATGTTTAATATCTCACTACTCGAGTGGGACAGCTGAGATTAGATGCCCACAGTCTAAGCATAAGTCCTCCAGATCTGGATTTAACAAAGACTAATTCCTCCAAATGATGATCCTTGATCCCTCACCTTTTGCTTGATTGTAAAGGCACTTAAACGGGATGACTCCACAGTGTTCCTCCCCAGGATCAGTTCTCTaagcaaatgcaaaaaaagaaatgctcagAGGAGATGTGTCACAATAAGTAACTACAGTAAATATTGATGATCTTTTTCTGGttctttctctcactttctACGTctttcactccctccctctcctccctcttgcTTTCCTCACACAAAGCAGGGGTCAGAGAAAAGATTAAAGTCAGGTCAACTTATTTATAGAGTACATGTAAGAAGAATAGATGTTGACCGAAAGGCTTTACAGAATCATTCAAGAAAATGTATactattaaaatgaaaaataaataggtGTTGGCAACAAAATAAAAGGGATCATGTGGTCTCTCCTCTTGGTAGTATAGTGAAGAGTCTTGCTGTTGCTTCGTGGACAAGCTGAGACGAGGATGACTGACTGACTCCCACATAATGTCAATACTGTGAACTAAATGAGGTTGAGAAcgaaattcattttattttattttgtcctttatatcatgatttatgaaaaatataattttaaaaagttgGTTTACATTTGATTGATATGGAGACTGGACCCTTTTTGTATTTCCTGAATATCTTTCTAAAGTACAGGATAAGAGGAGAACAGTAACATACAACAGATACAGTAAATTCCTCAGACTCTTATGccatttttttgtcatgtttggATTTGTGTACGTGTTTTGTGCTTAGGGAGCTGTGtttgtatatctgtgtgtttatttgttggaTTTCCATTGTGGGATGTATCGTGGAGCATTATTTGTGGGAGGTTCACGTTTGGATGATGGTAGTGTACTGTGCTAATGATGGTTGTCTAACATGCATGAATGTTCATTAATGTGTCTGAATAATCCCATGAGGGATGGGCTGCGTAAATGACCAGACacgaaaataaattattcattcattcataaagaGAGTTACAATTGTCAAGACACAAAGAGATGAGAGCatgtaaaacatataaaaaagatTGTAAAAATAGATTTTGTAAGCATGATTCTCCTCCTCGGAAATTAGATATTACCAGATATTTAAGTTGGTCTTTTATTGTGttggttttatgttttttatgtttagcTGTACAGCActtttggtcaacttttgttgtttttaaatatgctttataagtaaatttggattggattggaacATGGAGAATGACTGACGAAttgatttaatgatttaaacCTGCTGTAAAAC containing:
- the LOC119493346 gene encoding parapinopsin-like, coding for MQPSAFSPNGSSYVGPHGEPPLSRTGFIILSIIMAAFTGPAIVLNTTVIIVSLMHKQLRQPLNYALVNMAVADLGTAMTGGVLSVVNNAQGYFSLGRTGCVMEGFAVSLFGITSLCTVALIAVERMFVVCKPLGQMTFQKKHACGGIALSWLWSLTWNLPPLFGWGRYELEGVGTSCAPDWHNRDPNNVSYILAYFAVCFAVPFVIILASYSKLMWTLHQVSKLACLEGGAVAKGELKVASMVVLMVLTFLISWLPYAGLAMLVVYDPDVKIHPLVGTVPVYLAKSSTVYNPFIYIYLNKQFRKYVVPFLLCGKESSEDDEASEAVTTVETETNKVSPA